The Candidatus Sericytochromatia bacterium genome contains the following window.
CACCATCTGCCCGCTGGATAAACTTGCCATTCACGGGATGACGGACGCGGTGATGGTTCCAACGACGGTGGGTCAGGCGCACGGGGACGGCGCGTGATGAACCTTCCCTCGGCTCCTGCCTCCGCGTCGCCCACCGCTTGCCCGCCGGCCATCGCCGTGCGGGGCCTGCGCAAGACCTATGGCGATTTCACCGCCGTCGACGGCATCACATTCGAGGTTCAGCCCGGAGACTTTTTCGCTTTCCTGGGGCCAAATGGCGCGGGCAAGACCACCACGATCAACGCCTTGGTCGGTCTGGCCCGCTATGCCGAGGGGACGATCGCGCTGTTCGGTGCCGACGTGCAGCGCGATTTTCGCCAGGCCCGTTCGGTGGTCGGCCTGGCGCCGCAGGAGTTCAACTTCGACCGCTACCTGACGGTCGAGGAGATTCTGCTCTACCAGGCCGGCTACTTCGGCGTCCCGCGTTCGGTGGCGCGGGAGCGCGCGCGGGCGCTGCTGAGCCAGTTCTCTCTGTGGGACAAACGTGACAAGGACGTGAGTAAGTTATCCGGGGGCATGAAGCGGCGGCTGACCCTGGCGCGGGCCTTGATCCACGGCCCGCGGGTGCTGATTCTCGATGAACCCACGGCCGGGGTGGACCTGGCCTTGCGCCTTGAACTGTGGGACTTTTTGCGGGCTCTGAACGCCGAGGGCATGACCATCTTTCTGACCACCCACTACCTCGAAGAGGCGGAACAACTGTGCAATCGGGTGGCCATCATCCACCAGGGGCAGCTGGCGGCGCTGGACGACAAGCGGACCCTGTTGGCGCAACTGAGTCAGGACCGTCTGGAACTGACCTTTGCCACCCCTGTGGCGCTGATCCCCGCCGGGCTGGACGATCTCCACGTCGAACGCCTGGACGATGGGGCACGCGTGGTGATTCATCAGACGCAGCCTCGGATGCTCAGCCCGATCCTGAACGCCTTCGCGGAGGAAGGCCACGAATTGCAGGATGTTCGATTTGCGCGGCGCACCCTCCAGGACATCTTTCTGGAACTCACCAGTCGAAAGTCATCATGAACACCTTGGGCCTGCTCACGCTCTGCCGGCGAGAACTTCGCCGGACCTTCCAGATCATCAACCAGGTGGTCTGGCCCCCTATCGTCTCGACGCTGTTGTATATCCTGATCATCGGGATCTCGGTCGGCGGAAGAATCGAGACCACCAGCGGGGTCCCCTATGTGGTCTTCCTGATCCCAGGTCTGGTGATTCTGACGGTGATCGAGGCCTCCTTTGCGGAGAGCTCCGCCTCGCTCTTTCAACATCGCTTCATGAACAGCATCCAGGAATTGCTGACGGCCCCGCTCTCGGCCTTCGAAATCGTCTGTGGCTTCGTGTCGGGCTCGGTCGCCCGGGCGTTGCTGCTGGGCAACTTGCTCCTGCTGTTTCTTCCGCTCTTCACGGGGCGTTGGCCCGCCCACGTGATGCTCTACTTGGGCCTCATGGTGCTGGTGGCGGTCCTGTTCTCGGCCATCGGCCTGCTGATGGGCCTGTGGGCCGAAAAGTGGGACCATATCGCCATTCCGCAGACCTTTTTCTTCACGCCCCTGATCTGGCTCGGAGGCGCCTTCTCTCCTCTGTCACTGCTGCCTGAGGCCGCCCGACCCCTGGCTGCCTTCAACCCGATGTTTTACCTGATCGACGGGTTTCGCTACGCCGTGTTGGATGTGGCCGAGGTTCCGCTCTGGCAATCGCTCGGTGTGACGGTGGCCCTGACGGCGTTGGCGCTTGGTGCGGTTCTGGAATTGTTCCGGCGCGGCTGGAAACTGCGCGTCTGATTCCCGAGTCGGTTCCCGGCGGGCCTCAAGGGGGACCCACCGTGTTGACGGCCGGCGTGGCGCGCGGGGTGGGCGTGGGAAGGGGACGGTAGGGCGCATAGATGTCGGCAGGCTCCCAGCCCCGCAACATCGTCGGGCTGCTCTCGTAGGCCAAGCGCTTCAACGGCGGGTGGTCGTCCATGAAGTGGTCGAAGGCGAAGGCATTGAAGTCCGCCCGTGTTTCCAGCACCACGCGGGCTCGCTCGTCCGGGGTCATGTAGGCGTTGGTCACGTCCTCCAGGGCTTGGAGATGCGTCGAACGCAGCGTGTCCAGCGCCACCTCCTCCTGTGCTTGTGCCAGTCTCAGCTTGTCGGCGACGAAGGTGGTGCCGGCATCGAGCAGCACCGGGATATCCAGCACCTTGCGTGGCGCGTTGCAAACGGCTCGAAAGCGGAGCGTTCCGCCACTGCCCTTCAGCAGGACGACCACAAAGAGCCGTTCGCGAGAGGGCTGTAGCGGATAGAGCAGGAAGTGTCCCCGGGCATTCACGCTGCTGCCCTCGCTCAGTGCCTTG
Protein-coding sequences here:
- a CDS encoding ABC transporter permease, giving the protein MNTLGLLTLCRRELRRTFQIINQVVWPPIVSTLLYILIIGISVGGRIETTSGVPYVVFLIPGLVILTVIEASFAESSASLFQHRFMNSIQELLTAPLSAFEIVCGFVSGSVARALLLGNLLLLFLPLFTGRWPAHVMLYLGLMVLVAVLFSAIGLLMGLWAEKWDHIAIPQTFFFTPLIWLGGAFSPLSLLPEAARPLAAFNPMFYLIDGFRYAVLDVAEVPLWQSLGVTVALTALALGAVLELFRRGWKLRV
- a CDS encoding ABC transporter ATP-binding protein, with the protein product MNLPSAPASASPTACPPAIAVRGLRKTYGDFTAVDGITFEVQPGDFFAFLGPNGAGKTTTINALVGLARYAEGTIALFGADVQRDFRQARSVVGLAPQEFNFDRYLTVEEILLYQAGYFGVPRSVARERARALLSQFSLWDKRDKDVSKLSGGMKRRLTLARALIHGPRVLILDEPTAGVDLALRLELWDFLRALNAEGMTIFLTTHYLEEAEQLCNRVAIIHQGQLAALDDKRTLLAQLSQDRLELTFATPVALIPAGLDDLHVERLDDGARVVIHQTQPRMLSPILNAFAEEGHELQDVRFARRTLQDIFLELTSRKSS